The sequence TACGACCACGAGCTAGGAACATTGTTTCATACGATGTTTTTTGTATGTAACAAATGAtgcattttcttaaaaaaaaattaaaattagtttcgGTTGCGTGTAGTTCATTTACAAAGTGTTCTGCCAAATCATTTTAGGTTTCATAGCACTTCTACCCCAAGTGAGTTTTATCTTGGCGAAGTTCTCAAGTCTCAGTTATTGTTGTTCACTTTGAGTTTTTGATTCCCCATTTGTGTCTATCTTTGCCAGGAAGCAAATGAAAATCTCGAGGATGCAAGCAATGAGTTGATTCTCACCGATGAGGAGATTGTGCGATTCCAAATAGGGGAGGTGTTCGCGCATGTGCCCAAAGAAGAAGTCGAGGACAGAATTGAGAAGATGAAAGATGTGACCAGCAACAACTTGGAGAAACTAGAGGCAGAGAAGGAACTTATAATCAAACAAATGGCAGAGTTGAAGAGGATTTTGTATGGGAAATTTAAGGATTCTATCAATCTCGAGGAGGATTGAGTCGAGTTCGTGTCCTAGTCACAATGTGTTTGTTTGAATCCAAAGCTTTGAGACTTCTTGTTATGTCTTGTTTGCTTCAAATTTTACTTTCTCCACCGATACCTGTCGTTTATTTTTGGATTACTCAAGTAGATTTGAAGTCTTGACTTAGTTGCTacaataacttttatttattttcttgggttcctttcattcataattttttatataacatCAAGGTAAGGATTATTGActctttagtttttttttcaaaaaatattttatatttttaaatatcatgtaattttcgaaatttaatgcctttctttcttgtttaaaaatcttGTCAATGCTAAAATTTATTATACACGTAATATAATTTCGTATACGATATGTTTATTTCTGTTTTTAAATTCGAGAAGaatgggaaaaaaaatctcCCAGGAAGTAATGTATACAGAAGCTGAAAAATACTGAACTTTTTAATGATTGAGACCCAATTGAAGTAATcattattttctttcaaaagttataatattaaaaatgactaaaacaaATAGCATTCGGTAAATTTGCTTATCATATAAAGAAGATTTCAaggtttccaaaaaaaaaataataataataataaagaagatATTAAAATACATGGGATAACTAAGTAACGTATTATATTCTTCGGGCGACATGCAATTTTGTTCTAAGATTAATATTTGAGTAGGTTTTTTTGTTAAAAGGTTAACAGATTTTTATATGTAAGATGAGTTGATTCGATCCATAATTATcagaagtaatatttttgacataaaaaattatattttttgacgATTGGTTCGAGTTagatatctgtatcacaaaattgattcttGAGATAG comes from Primulina huaijiensis isolate GDHJ02 chromosome 17, ASM1229523v2, whole genome shotgun sequence and encodes:
- the LOC140963264 gene encoding probable prefoldin subunit 4; this translates as MQQFLGSEVEVTWEDQQNINKFGRLNNRLHELDDEIRTAKEANENLEDASNELILTDEEIVRFQIGEVFAHVPKEEVEDRIEKMKDVTSNNLEKLEAEKELIIKQMAELKRILYGKFKDSINLEED